The genome window CCCGACGGCAACTGGCTGGAAGTGTCGCGCCTGGAACACAACATGGGCAAGATCCATGATGTGGAGATGGCCCGCTTCGAACTCAAGTGGTTTGACGGCAAGGGCAAGCCCGGCGAACGTCTGCTGAAGACCGAAACACTGGAAATCAAAGGCCGCGTGTTCCGCAAGGAAGGTCTGGGCAAGGACGTTACCGACAAGTTCCTGGCCGGTCTGCCCGGCATTCAGAAAGAAGGCTGCGACGGCCTGATCACGTCGGCGCGCTGGGTGTTGCACCGCATGCCGCGCCACACGCGCACCGTCTGTATGGAATTCTTCGGACAGGCGCGCGACGCCATTCCGTCGATCGTCGAGGTCAAGGGTTACCTGGATGGCGAGGGCAAAGCCCGCGGCGCCATTCTGGCCGGGCTTGAGCATCTGGACGAACGCTATCTGCGCGCGGTGGGTTATGCCACCAAGAGCAAGCGCGGCGTGCTGCCCAAGATGGTCCTGATCGGCGACATCGTTGGCGACGATGATGATGCCGTGGCCGCTGCCGCCAGCGAAGTGGTGCGTTTGGCCAACACGCGCCATGGCGAAGGCTTTGTCGCCGTCAGTCCTGAAGCGCGCAAGAAGTTCTGGCTGGACCGCTCGCGCACCGCTGCGATTGCGCGTCACACCAACGCGTTCAAGATCAACGAAGACGTTGTGATTCCGCTGCCCCGCATGGGCGAATACACGGATCACATCGAGCGTATCAATATCGAACTCTCCACCAGCAACAAGCTCAAGCTGCTGGGCGCGCTGGACGCCTACCTGTGCACGCCGCTGCCGGTGGGCAAGGCTGACGATGCGGACATCGAAAGCACCCGTGCCGAAGTGCTGGCCGAGCGCACGCGCCAAGCGCTGGAATTGCTGGGCGCCACGCGCCAGCGCTGGCAGTGGTTGCTGGACAATCTGGACCTGCCGCTTGCTGAAGCTTTGCCGGAATTGCAAGGGCTGGGCCTGGGCGATGTGCACGCCGCGCTGTCCGACCGCCTGGCCGCGCAGCCGCAAGCGCGTCTGTTTGACGTCGTGCAGGACCGCACGATCCGCGTGTCCTGGAAGGTCGAGGTTCTGCCCGGCTTGCAGCGCGCGTTTTCGGGCGCTGCCTATAAAAAGATTGTGGATGAGCTGATCGCCATCCATGGGCGCGTTCTGAAGAGCCGCGTGTTCGTGGCGCTGCATATGCACGCGGGCGACGGCAACGTCCACACGAACATCCCGGTCAACTCGGACGACTACGAGATGCTGGGCGAGGCTCATGCCGCCGTCGAGCGCATCATGCAGATCGCCCGCGATCTGGATGGCGTGATCTCGGGCGAGCACGGCATCGGCCTGACCAAGTATGAGTTCCTGACCGAAGCCGAACTGGCTCCGTTCCAGGACTACAAGCGTCGCGTAGACCCCAACGGCCACTTCAACGCCGGCAAGCTGATGCCGGGCGCGGACCTGCGCCACGCCTGGACGCCCAGCTTCAACCTGATGGGCCACGAGTCGCTGATCATGCAGCAAAGCGACATCGGCGCGATCTCGGAATCGATCAAGGACTGTTTGCGTTGCGGCAAGTGCAAACCCGTGTGCGCCACTCACGTGCCGCGCGCGAACCTGCTGTATTCGCCGCGCAACAAGATCCTGGCAACGTCCCTGCTGGTGGAAGCCTTCTTGTATGAAGAGCAGACCCGGCGCGGCGTCAGCTTGAAGCACTGGGAAGAATTTGAAGACGTGGCTGATCACTGCACCGTCTGCCACAAGTGCTACAACCCCTGTCCGGTGGATATCGACTTCGGCGACGTATCGATGAACATGCGCGCCGTGTTGCGCCGCATGGGCCGCAAGTCGTTCAATCCGGGCACGGCCAGCGCCATGTTCTTCCTGAACGCCAAGGACCCCGCCACGATCAACGCCACGCGCAAGGCGATGGTGGGCGTGGGCTACAAGGTTCAGCGCGCCGCGCATGATTTGTTCTCGGGCCTGGTGAAGAAGCAGACGGCCAAACCGCCCGCTACCGTGGGCAAGCCGCCGCTGCGCGAACAGATCGTGCACTTCGTGAACAAGAAGATGCCGGGCGGTCTGCCCAAGCAGGCCGCGCGCAAGCTGCTGGATATCGAAGACGCGAACTACGTGCCGATCATTCGCGATCCCAAGGCCACGACGGCCGACACGGAAGCGGTGTTCTACTTCCCCGGCTGCGGCTCGGAACGCCTGTTCTCGCAAGTGGGTCTGGCCACGCAAGCCATGCTCTGGCATGCAGGAGTGCAGACCGTGCTGCCGCCGGGTTATCTGTGCTGCGGTTATCCGCAGCGCGGCAATGGCATGACGGACAAAGCCGAGCAGATCATCACCGACAACCGGGTGCTGTTCCACCGGGTCGCCAATACGCTGAACTACCTGGATATCAAGACGGTGGTGGTCAGTTGCGGCACCTGCTACGACCAGTTGTCCGGTTATGAATTCGACAAGATCTTCCCGGGTTGCCGCCTGATCGATATTCATGAATATCTGCTTGAGAAGAACATCAAGCTGGAAGGCGCCAAGGGCGTGCGCTACATGTATCACGACCCCTGCCACACGCCCATGAAGCTGCAAGAGCCGATGAAGACGGTGCGGGCGCTGGTG of Achromobacter seleniivolatilans contains these proteins:
- a CDS encoding FAD/FMN-binding oxidoreductase, which gives rise to MNAPLASHILNGAMPPAAPARLREIPYNYTSFSDREIVGRLLGDDAWSLLSDLRGERRTGRSARMLYEVLGDIWVVRRNPYLQDDLLDNPKRRKQLIDALHHRLGEIDRRREPGQPTEEGHDPRRDEKVVGLLARARSAIAAFEGEFDQTTMMRKQAQKVLGRITARDNIKFDGLSRVSHVTDATDWRVEYPFVVLTPDSEDEIAALVTACIELGLTIVPRGGGTGYTGGAIPLTWKSAVINTEKFDKLGKVESCILPGLTEPVAVIYAGAGVVTKRVSEAAEAAGFVFAVDPTSAEASCVGGNIAMNAGGKKAVLWGTALDNLAWWRMVDPDGNWLEVSRLEHNMGKIHDVEMARFELKWFDGKGKPGERLLKTETLEIKGRVFRKEGLGKDVTDKFLAGLPGIQKEGCDGLITSARWVLHRMPRHTRTVCMEFFGQARDAIPSIVEVKGYLDGEGKARGAILAGLEHLDERYLRAVGYATKSKRGVLPKMVLIGDIVGDDDDAVAAAASEVVRLANTRHGEGFVAVSPEARKKFWLDRSRTAAIARHTNAFKINEDVVIPLPRMGEYTDHIERINIELSTSNKLKLLGALDAYLCTPLPVGKADDADIESTRAEVLAERTRQALELLGATRQRWQWLLDNLDLPLAEALPELQGLGLGDVHAALSDRLAAQPQARLFDVVQDRTIRVSWKVEVLPGLQRAFSGAAYKKIVDELIAIHGRVLKSRVFVALHMHAGDGNVHTNIPVNSDDYEMLGEAHAAVERIMQIARDLDGVISGEHGIGLTKYEFLTEAELAPFQDYKRRVDPNGHFNAGKLMPGADLRHAWTPSFNLMGHESLIMQQSDIGAISESIKDCLRCGKCKPVCATHVPRANLLYSPRNKILATSLLVEAFLYEEQTRRGVSLKHWEEFEDVADHCTVCHKCYNPCPVDIDFGDVSMNMRAVLRRMGRKSFNPGTASAMFFLNAKDPATINATRKAMVGVGYKVQRAAHDLFSGLVKKQTAKPPATVGKPPLREQIVHFVNKKMPGGLPKQAARKLLDIEDANYVPIIRDPKATTADTEAVFYFPGCGSERLFSQVGLATQAMLWHAGVQTVLPPGYLCCGYPQRGNGMTDKAEQIITDNRVLFHRVANTLNYLDIKTVVVSCGTCYDQLSGYEFDKIFPGCRLIDIHEYLLEKNIKLEGAKGVRYMYHDPCHTPMKLQEPMKTVRALVGDDAVKSDRCCGESGTLAVSRPDISTQVRFRKQEELLKGDAAVRSDGFTGDVKVLTSCPSCLQGLSRYEGDTGMEADYIVVEMARHILGEGWMEDYVKRANAGGIERVLV